One region of Sulfurisphaera ohwakuensis genomic DNA includes:
- a CDS encoding inositol-3-phosphate synthase, protein MIRVAIAGLGNCASMLIQGIEYYKQKGDNYYEGLITPVIGGYKVTDIDIVAAFDVSKNKVGKDISEAIFEKPNITPKIVELEKKGVKVAPGPVLDGVAKHMQDIFNPTNEGTLDSVIQELKDSKAEILLNLLPVGSEKASREYAKAALEAKIGFINAIPVFIASDPTGEFPRLFKEKNLPIAGDDIKGQVGATILHRTLTSLFRLRGVKVEETYQLNVGGNTDFLNMKTEERLHSKRISKTKAVTSTLNDENYLEKEGKIRIGPSDYVPFLGNTKVAYIYLKGSGFAGMPIKIEASLEVDDKSNCAAVLVDVIRAVKLALDRKIGGALIEVSAFYFKHPPIQAKDDEEAYRWFKKFIEM, encoded by the coding sequence ATGATTAGAGTAGCTATTGCTGGTTTAGGAAATTGTGCTTCAATGTTAATTCAAGGAATAGAATATTATAAACAAAAAGGAGATAATTATTATGAAGGATTAATAACACCAGTAATTGGTGGATATAAAGTAACTGATATCGATATCGTAGCTGCTTTTGATGTTTCTAAAAATAAAGTTGGTAAAGATATCAGCGAAGCAATATTTGAAAAACCTAATATTACTCCTAAAATTGTCGAACTTGAGAAAAAAGGAGTTAAAGTAGCTCCAGGTCCCGTTCTTGATGGAGTGGCAAAACATATGCAAGATATATTTAATCCTACAAATGAAGGCACTTTAGATAGTGTAATCCAAGAACTAAAAGATTCAAAAGCTGAAATTTTACTTAATCTTTTACCTGTAGGAAGTGAAAAAGCTAGTAGAGAATACGCTAAGGCTGCTTTAGAAGCTAAAATAGGATTTATAAATGCAATTCCAGTTTTTATTGCAAGTGATCCTACTGGTGAATTTCCAAGATTATTTAAGGAGAAAAACTTACCTATTGCCGGAGATGATATAAAAGGCCAGGTAGGTGCTACGATTCTTCATAGAACTTTAACATCATTATTCAGATTAAGAGGAGTAAAAGTAGAAGAAACTTATCAACTTAATGTTGGAGGAAATACAGATTTCTTAAACATGAAAACAGAGGAAAGATTACATTCAAAGAGAATAAGCAAAACAAAGGCAGTTACTAGTACATTAAACGATGAGAACTACCTTGAGAAAGAAGGAAAGATAAGAATAGGCCCATCTGATTATGTACCTTTCTTAGGAAATACAAAAGTAGCTTATATTTACTTAAAAGGGTCAGGATTTGCCGGTATGCCAATAAAAATTGAAGCTTCCTTAGAGGTTGATGATAAATCAAATTGTGCCGCCGTACTAGTGGATGTGATTAGGGCTGTAAAATTAGCATTAGATAGAAAAATTGGAGGAGCATTAATAGAAGTTTCTGCATTTTATTTCAAGCATCCCCCTATACAGGCTAAAGATGATGAAGAGGCCTACAGATGGTTTAAAAAGTTCATTGAAATGTGA
- the ppsA gene encoding pyruvate, water dikinase has protein sequence MINIAGGKGANLGELISMGIRVPPGFVITSHAYKYFISYNKLDEKIKEIFEKEKDDEIISSKIRELILSSQIPPDLANQILSAYENLSKLVGKEILVAVRSSATAEDIESASFAGQQETYLNVSKGELLDAVKKVWASLYTARAISYRRFKGIDQITVEMAVVVQKMVNSRSAGVMFTLHPATGDRNYIMIESSWGLGEAVVSGKVTPDEVVIEKSSLKIVEKKVSHKILKIVYDREKRQNIIINLSNEEADQMSISDEEAVELARLALKIEEHYGRPMDIEWAIDADMKFPDNVFIVQARPETYWTSKQIERKKEEVKVSVGKVLTKGLPASPGIAYGKARVILDVKEAKDFEKGDILVTKMTDPDWVPIMKIASAIVTDEGGMTSHAAIVSRELGIPAVVGTGNATKVIKDGEEITVDAIRGIIYEGKLTFETEEKKETTQPVSVGGISRDVLLSLYPVTATKIYMNLGQPDIIHKYLDLPFDGIGLMRIEFIVSEWIKYHPLYLIKTGKPELFVDKLAEGISMVASAIYPRPVVVRFSDFKTNEYKRLIGGEEFEPEERNPMIGWRGVSRYVSPQYEPAFRLEVRAIRKVREEMGLKNVWVMFPFVRTTWELEKAIKIMEEEGVRRGQDFKVWIMAEVPSVVVLADKFSQLVDGFSIGSNDLAQLTLGVDRDSDLLARMGYYDERDPAVLESIKRLIKIAHKYGRTVSICGQAPSVYPEINEFLVRQGIDSISVNPDAVIQVRRQVASIEQKIMLEKLRKK, from the coding sequence ATGATTAATATTGCTGGAGGGAAAGGAGCTAATTTAGGAGAATTAATATCAATGGGAATAAGAGTACCTCCGGGTTTTGTCATAACTTCTCATGCGTATAAATATTTCATTTCATATAATAAATTGGATGAGAAAATAAAGGAAATTTTTGAAAAAGAAAAAGATGATGAAATTATTAGTAGTAAAATTAGGGAATTAATTCTTTCAAGTCAAATTCCTCCAGATTTAGCTAATCAAATATTATCTGCATATGAAAACTTATCGAAACTTGTGGGCAAAGAAATTTTAGTAGCTGTAAGATCCTCAGCAACTGCAGAAGATATCGAGTCAGCAAGTTTCGCAGGTCAGCAAGAAACTTATCTAAATGTTAGTAAAGGAGAATTATTGGATGCAGTTAAAAAAGTGTGGGCTAGTTTGTATACTGCAAGAGCAATAAGTTATAGAAGATTTAAAGGAATAGATCAGATAACTGTTGAAATGGCAGTAGTAGTTCAAAAGATGGTTAATTCGAGATCTGCAGGTGTTATGTTTACACTTCATCCAGCCACAGGGGATAGGAACTATATTATGATAGAATCTAGTTGGGGATTAGGAGAAGCTGTAGTTAGTGGTAAAGTTACACCAGATGAGGTAGTTATTGAAAAATCCTCTTTAAAAATAGTTGAGAAAAAAGTTTCACACAAAATTTTGAAAATAGTTTATGATAGAGAGAAAAGACAAAATATAATAATTAACTTAAGCAATGAAGAAGCTGATCAAATGTCTATATCAGATGAAGAGGCAGTCGAATTAGCTAGATTAGCATTAAAGATAGAAGAACATTATGGAAGACCCATGGATATAGAATGGGCTATAGATGCAGATATGAAGTTCCCAGATAATGTATTCATAGTTCAAGCTAGACCAGAAACTTATTGGACTAGTAAACAAATAGAGAGAAAGAAAGAAGAAGTTAAAGTTAGTGTAGGAAAAGTACTTACTAAAGGTTTGCCTGCAAGTCCTGGTATAGCTTATGGAAAAGCTAGAGTTATCCTTGATGTAAAAGAGGCTAAAGATTTTGAGAAGGGTGATATATTAGTAACCAAAATGACTGATCCAGATTGGGTTCCAATAATGAAAATTGCATCTGCAATAGTTACTGATGAAGGAGGAATGACTAGTCATGCCGCAATAGTATCTAGAGAACTAGGTATTCCAGCTGTAGTAGGTACAGGAAATGCTACGAAAGTTATTAAAGATGGTGAAGAAATCACAGTGGATGCTATTAGAGGAATAATATATGAGGGTAAATTGACATTTGAAACTGAGGAGAAAAAAGAGACTACACAACCAGTAAGTGTTGGAGGAATAAGCAGAGATGTCCTATTAAGTCTTTATCCTGTTACAGCAACTAAAATATACATGAACCTAGGACAGCCTGATATTATTCATAAGTATCTCGATTTACCATTTGATGGAATAGGGTTAATGAGGATTGAGTTTATAGTAAGTGAGTGGATCAAATATCATCCCTTATACTTAATTAAGACTGGTAAGCCTGAATTATTTGTAGATAAATTAGCTGAAGGAATATCAATGGTCGCGTCTGCAATTTATCCTAGACCAGTTGTTGTTAGGTTCTCTGATTTTAAGACAAACGAGTATAAGAGGTTAATTGGAGGTGAAGAGTTTGAACCAGAAGAAAGAAATCCTATGATAGGATGGAGAGGAGTATCTAGATACGTTAGTCCACAATATGAACCAGCTTTTAGATTAGAGGTTAGGGCAATACGTAAAGTTAGAGAAGAAATGGGATTAAAGAATGTATGGGTCATGTTCCCGTTTGTTAGAACTACTTGGGAACTAGAAAAAGCAATAAAAATAATGGAAGAAGAGGGAGTAAGAAGAGGACAAGATTTTAAAGTATGGATCATGGCTGAAGTTCCTTCAGTAGTAGTTTTAGCTGACAAATTCTCTCAACTCGTTGATGGCTTCAGTATAGGTAGTAATGACTTAGCCCAGTTAACTTTAGGTGTAGATAGAGATTCCGATCTTCTGGCAAGAATGGGATATTATGACGAAAGAGATCCAGCAGTTCTAGAATCAATAAAAAGATTAATAAAGATTGCACATAAATATGGTAGGACAGTTTCTATATGTGGTCAAGCACCTAGTGTGTATCCAGAGATAAATGAATTTCTTGTCAGACAAGGTATAGATAGCATAAGTGTAAACCCGGATGCTGTAATTCAGGTAAGAAGACAAGTAGCTTCAATAGAACAAAAGATAATGTTAGAAAAACTTAGGAAGAAATAA
- the cdvB1/B2 gene encoding cell division protein CdvB1/B2: MAGVNDFIKNWNGKQEPTIAEKVKNLFKPQQPLRYRLVMAHYRLKTTISRLDVYISRLQERDRALFEKVVEAQMNKDTARAAMYANEIAEIRKVTKQLLTTQIALEQVELRLETISELGDVFTSLIPVLGVVRELRQAMKGIMPELSVELAELEEGLQEVVIEAGEFTGAGIDYTMTTPEAKKILEEASAVAEQRMKEKFPSLPSFVTSVAQKSNENQK; the protein is encoded by the coding sequence ATGGCTGGTGTAAATGATTTCATAAAGAACTGGAATGGAAAGCAAGAACCAACAATTGCTGAAAAAGTAAAGAATTTGTTTAAGCCACAACAACCTTTAAGATATAGGCTTGTTATGGCTCATTATAGATTAAAAACTACAATAAGTAGGCTTGATGTTTATATATCTAGATTACAAGAAAGAGATAGAGCATTATTTGAAAAAGTAGTAGAAGCTCAAATGAATAAAGACACAGCAAGAGCCGCAATGTATGCCAATGAAATCGCTGAGATAAGGAAAGTAACAAAACAGTTATTAACTACTCAAATAGCTCTTGAACAAGTTGAATTAAGACTCGAGACTATAAGTGAGTTAGGTGATGTATTTACATCACTAATTCCAGTTTTAGGTGTTGTAAGGGAATTAAGGCAAGCAATGAAAGGTATAATGCCAGAGCTTTCTGTAGAATTAGCCGAACTAGAAGAAGGACTACAAGAAGTAGTGATTGAAGCTGGTGAATTCACTGGTGCCGGAATTGATTATACTATGACGACTCCAGAGGCAAAGAAGATATTAGAAGAAGCCTCTGCAGTAGCAGAACAGAGAATGAAGGAGAAGTTCCCATCCTTACCATCATTTGTTACTTCAGTAGCTCAAAAATCTAATGAAAATCAAAAATAA
- a CDS encoding UbiD family decarboxylase, giving the protein MAFSDLREYINYLRSKKKIIEIEDEVDPILEIAEISRRATYNKLPPLLFKNIKGYPNWSVITNIYYSIEAFYDLFNTNKLEEITESFLDKMSGSLPISFSNKIRNLFDILKLGKILPKSKKPAFKEDNNLNFNKIPALKTWPKDAGRYLTFSILITKDPNTGVHNLSVYRIQLLNEREAIVHWQALKRGSLTAFKYKEKGITKIPAVIVNGVDPILAFVSASPVPPGLDKYLFAGILRNEGVEVHELDNGILVPSTAETVFEGYVDLNDLRLEGPFGDHLGYYTPQDYYPVFKLEKTYSRDNPIFHATSVGKPPLEDAWIGKAVERLFLPFIRILIPEIVDMNLPEFGLFTGIGIFSIKKYYPGQAKKTMMSIWGLGQLSLLKMVIIVDADVNVHDLNEVLYAITTTVNPSRDVVIIDNIITDSLDHTTPFPPLGSKIGIDATRKFKEELGKEWPEEVSSDENVVKRIMPLWEKIKTQYHP; this is encoded by the coding sequence TTGGCATTCTCAGATTTGCGTGAGTATATAAACTATTTACGTTCAAAGAAAAAAATTATTGAAATCGAGGATGAAGTGGACCCTATACTTGAAATTGCAGAAATTTCTAGAAGAGCAACTTATAATAAACTTCCTCCATTACTTTTTAAAAATATTAAAGGTTATCCAAATTGGAGTGTAATAACTAATATATATTATTCGATTGAAGCTTTTTATGATTTATTTAATACTAATAAATTAGAAGAAATTACAGAATCTTTTCTAGATAAAATGTCAGGTTCTTTACCTATATCATTTTCTAATAAAATAAGAAATCTTTTTGATATTTTAAAACTAGGAAAAATTTTGCCTAAATCAAAAAAACCAGCTTTTAAAGAAGATAATAACTTAAATTTTAATAAAATTCCTGCTCTTAAGACATGGCCAAAGGATGCTGGGAGGTATCTAACATTTTCTATATTAATAACCAAGGATCCTAACACTGGAGTTCACAATTTGAGTGTATATAGAATTCAACTTTTAAATGAAAGAGAGGCCATAGTTCATTGGCAAGCACTAAAAAGGGGATCGTTAACAGCGTTTAAATATAAAGAAAAAGGAATTACCAAAATCCCCGCAGTAATAGTAAATGGTGTTGATCCTATTCTGGCATTTGTTTCTGCCTCTCCAGTACCACCTGGATTAGATAAATATCTTTTTGCTGGAATTTTAAGAAATGAAGGTGTAGAGGTTCATGAGCTAGATAATGGTATTCTTGTTCCCTCAACTGCTGAGACTGTTTTTGAAGGTTATGTAGATCTAAATGATTTAAGATTAGAAGGTCCATTTGGAGATCATTTAGGTTACTATACTCCACAAGATTATTATCCAGTATTTAAATTAGAAAAAACTTATTCAAGAGACAATCCTATATTTCATGCTACTTCTGTAGGAAAACCTCCATTAGAAGACGCATGGATAGGTAAAGCTGTAGAAAGACTTTTTCTCCCTTTCATTAGAATATTAATACCAGAAATTGTTGACATGAATCTCCCAGAATTTGGTCTATTTACTGGTATTGGTATATTCTCTATTAAGAAATATTATCCCGGTCAGGCTAAAAAGACAATGATGAGTATATGGGGACTTGGTCAACTTAGCCTATTGAAAATGGTTATTATTGTTGATGCAGATGTAAATGTTCATGATCTAAATGAAGTTTTATATGCTATTACTACTACCGTGAACCCTAGTAGGGATGTAGTAATTATCGATAATATTATCACTGATTCTTTGGATCATACAACTCCTTTTCCTCCTTTAGGGAGTAAAATAGGTATTGATGCCACAAGAAAGTTTAAAGAAGAACTAGGAAAAGAATGGCCAGAAGAGGTATCAAGTGATGAAAATGTAGTAAAAAGAATAATGCCTTTGTGGGAAAAAATCAAAACTCAATATCATCCCTAA
- a CDS encoding TrpB-like pyridoxal phosphate-dependent enzyme: protein MVNKDLIPKYWYNIIPDLPKPLPPPRDPPDAEFSRIELLKKILPREVLRQQFTIERFIKIPEEVRDRYAIIGRPTPLMRAKRLEEYLDTPAKIYFKFEGATPTGSHKINTAIPQAYFAAEEGISHVVTETGAGQWGTAVALAASMYDLSSTIFMVRVSYEQKPMRKTIMELYGGKVYASPTDLTEFGRKILKENPNHPGSLGIAMSEAIEFALNHNFRYLVGSVLDVVLLHQSVIGMEAIAQLDELGEEPDILIGCVGGGSNFGGFTYPFIGAKKGKKYIAVGAAEIPKFSTGKYEYDYPDTAGLLPLVKMITLGKDYVPPPIYAGGLRYHGVAPTLSLLIKEKIVEWREYKEEEIYEAAKIFMKTQGIVPAPESAHAIKAVIDEALKAKTEKERRVIVFNLSGHGLLDLGNYESIRRRVEK, encoded by the coding sequence ATGGTAAATAAGGATTTGATACCAAAATATTGGTACAATATAATACCAGATCTACCTAAACCTTTACCTCCACCAAGAGATCCGCCAGATGCCGAATTCTCAAGAATAGAATTATTAAAAAAGATATTACCAAGAGAAGTTTTAAGGCAGCAGTTTACTATTGAGCGTTTCATTAAAATACCAGAAGAAGTTAGAGATAGGTACGCTATTATAGGTAGACCAACACCACTCATGAGAGCTAAAAGATTAGAAGAATACTTAGATACTCCTGCAAAAATATACTTTAAATTTGAAGGTGCTACACCTACAGGCTCACATAAGATAAATACAGCTATACCACAAGCATATTTCGCAGCTGAAGAAGGAATTTCTCATGTAGTTACTGAGACTGGTGCAGGGCAATGGGGTACTGCTGTAGCATTAGCCGCTTCTATGTATGATCTTTCTTCCACAATATTTATGGTAAGAGTAAGTTATGAGCAGAAACCTATGAGAAAGACCATTATGGAGTTATATGGTGGAAAAGTATATGCTAGCCCTACAGATCTTACTGAATTTGGAAGAAAAATACTAAAAGAGAATCCTAATCATCCGGGTTCACTAGGAATTGCTATGAGTGAGGCTATTGAATTTGCTTTAAACCATAATTTTAGGTATTTAGTGGGTAGTGTTCTTGATGTAGTCCTTCTTCATCAGTCAGTTATAGGGATGGAAGCTATAGCTCAGCTAGATGAGCTTGGTGAAGAACCAGATATATTAATTGGTTGTGTAGGTGGAGGAAGCAATTTCGGAGGTTTTACTTATCCATTTATAGGAGCTAAAAAAGGTAAGAAATATATAGCAGTAGGTGCTGCTGAAATTCCTAAGTTTAGTACGGGTAAATATGAATATGATTACCCAGATACTGCTGGTCTATTACCTCTTGTAAAGATGATAACTTTAGGAAAAGATTATGTACCTCCACCAATATATGCTGGGGGATTACGATATCATGGAGTAGCCCCCACACTAAGTTTGCTAATAAAAGAAAAGATAGTTGAATGGCGTGAGTATAAAGAGGAAGAGATTTATGAAGCTGCTAAAATATTTATGAAGACACAAGGTATTGTTCCTGCACCTGAGTCTGCCCATGCAATTAAGGCTGTAATAGATGAGGCATTAAAAGCTAAGACTGAAAAAGAAAGGAGAGTTATAGTATTTAATTTAAGTGGTCACGGATTACTAGATCTTGGAAATTATGAATCTATCAGAAGAAGGGTAGAAAAATGA
- the thrC gene encoding threonine synthase, which yields MQGYLKCLDCGSEYPIQQDIITCPKCGGLLEIIVEPKKDFSFSKLKGKGVWRYRELIAGEYKHIVSLNEGNTPLIASSTSKNLYFKFEGANPTGSFKDRGMTVAISSAKSLNYKVVVAASTGNTAASAAAYASRAGLRSYIVLPKGKVALGKLAQSILYGTTILEVDGSFDVAMNSVMKLYRELKIVYPLNSFNPWRLEGQKTIAFEIVEDIGVPDNVIVPVGNAGNIYAIWKGFVELMNIGVTDKVPRMIGIQAEGAAPIAKALEKGLDKPEFIDSPETVASAIRIGKPVNWKKAIKAIKSSNGFATYVSDSEILEAQKELARREGIGAEPASAASYAGYLKLVNSGKIDKSEKTVLILTGHALKDPDAMIKAESRRILVNPEHINEIILSDLK from the coding sequence ATGCAAGGCTATCTAAAATGCTTAGACTGTGGATCAGAATATCCTATCCAGCAAGATATTATAACTTGTCCTAAATGTGGAGGATTATTAGAGATAATTGTTGAACCTAAGAAAGACTTCTCATTCAGTAAACTAAAAGGGAAAGGAGTTTGGAGATATAGAGAATTAATAGCTGGAGAATACAAACATATAGTTAGTTTAAATGAAGGAAACACCCCACTAATTGCTTCTTCTACTAGTAAAAATCTATATTTTAAGTTTGAAGGAGCCAACCCTACTGGAAGTTTTAAAGATAGAGGAATGACAGTAGCTATAAGTTCCGCTAAATCATTAAACTATAAAGTTGTAGTAGCTGCATCTACTGGAAATACTGCAGCTTCAGCCGCTGCATATGCAAGTAGAGCTGGTTTAAGAAGTTACATTGTATTACCTAAAGGAAAAGTTGCTTTAGGAAAATTGGCTCAATCTATACTTTATGGGACTACTATACTTGAAGTTGATGGCAGTTTTGATGTTGCTATGAATAGTGTAATGAAATTATATAGAGAACTAAAAATAGTTTATCCGCTTAACTCTTTTAATCCATGGAGACTTGAAGGACAAAAAACTATTGCTTTTGAAATAGTTGAGGACATCGGAGTACCTGATAATGTGATAGTACCCGTAGGTAATGCCGGAAACATTTATGCTATATGGAAGGGATTTGTAGAGTTAATGAATATTGGGGTTACCGATAAAGTACCTAGAATGATTGGGATACAGGCTGAAGGAGCAGCACCAATAGCTAAGGCTCTAGAAAAAGGATTAGATAAACCGGAATTTATAGATTCACCTGAAACTGTAGCCTCTGCTATAAGAATAGGTAAACCAGTGAACTGGAAAAAAGCAATTAAGGCTATAAAATCATCTAATGGATTTGCAACTTATGTTTCTGACTCTGAGATCTTAGAGGCACAAAAAGAATTAGCTAGGAGAGAGGGAATAGGTGCAGAACCTGCATCAGCTGCTTCCTATGCTGGTTATTTAAAGCTTGTAAATTCTGGCAAAATTGATAAAAGCGAAAAAACTGTTTTAATTTTAACTGGGCATGCACTAAAGGACCCAGATGCGATGATAAAAGCCGAGTCACGAAGAATTTTAGTTAACCCAGAACATATAAATGAAATAATCTTGAGTGATCTAAAATGA
- a CDS encoding acylphosphatase: MLKRMYVKVYGIVQGVGFRRYVQIHAARLGIKGYAKNLPDGSVEIVAEGYEEALQKLLEYIKRGPPLSRVERIEYRFYEYKGEFNNFDTY; the protein is encoded by the coding sequence ATGTTAAAGCGAATGTATGTTAAAGTTTATGGTATTGTACAAGGTGTAGGGTTTAGAAGATATGTTCAAATTCACGCTGCTAGACTTGGAATAAAAGGATATGCTAAAAATTTACCAGATGGTTCAGTTGAAATAGTAGCAGAAGGATATGAAGAAGCTTTACAGAAATTACTTGAATATATAAAACGAGGACCACCATTATCTAGAGTTGAAAGGATTGAATATAGATTTTATGAGTATAAAGGAGAATTCAATAATTTTGATACCTATTAA